From one Notolabrus celidotus isolate fNotCel1 chromosome 2, fNotCel1.pri, whole genome shotgun sequence genomic stretch:
- the ptbp1b gene encoding polypyrimidine tract-binding protein 1b isoform X7, whose translation MSTTANGNDSKKFKGDTRGLGSPSRVIHIRKLPNDISEAEVISLGLPFGDVTNLLMLKAKNQAFLEMNSEEAAQNMVGYYSTVMPIIRHHPVYVQFSNHKELKTDNSPNQERAQAALRALSTSHVDTNAVAPSSVLRVVVENLVYPVTLDALCQIFSKFGTVLRIIVFTKNSQFQALLQYPDGASAQAAKLSLDGQNIYNGCCTLRISFSKLTTLNVKYNNEKSRDFTRPDLPSGDSQPPMEHPAMATAFAPGIISASPYAGATHAFPPAFTLQPAGESHLLSCSQPAAVSLPYPGLTVPSLPGGLASLSLPGATRLGFPPLPSGVCVLLISNLNPERVTPHCLFILFGVYGDVMRVKILFNKKENALVQMSDSTQAQLAMSHLSGQQLYGKSLRITLSKHTSVQLPREGHEDQGLTKDYSNSPLHRFKKPGSKNYSNIFPPSATLHLSNIPPSVVEEDLRMLFSSSGATVKAFKFFQKDHKMALIQMGSVEEAIESLIEFHNHDLGENHHLRVSFSKSSI comes from the exons ATGAGCACCACAG CCAATGGCAACGACAGTAAGAAATTCAAAGGTGACACAAGAGGTCTCGGGTCGCCGTCCAGGGTCATCCACATCCGAAAACTTCCCAACGACATCAGCGAGGCTGAGGTGATCAGCCTCGGGCTACCCTTTGGAGACGTCACTAACCTGCTCATGCTCAAAGCCAAGAACCAG GCGTTCTTAGAAATGAACTCGGAGGAAGCGGCTCAGAACATGGTGGGATATTACTCCACAGTGATGCCCATCATCAGGCACCACCCTGTCTACGTCCAGTTCTCTAACCACAAAGAGCTAAAGACTGACAACTCCCCAAACCAGGAG aggGCGCAGGCGGCTCTTAGAGCCCTCAGTACCTCTCATGTAGACACGAATGCGGTGGCTCCCAGCTCGGTGCTGAGGGTGGTGGTGGAGAACCTGGTTTATCCCGTCACCCTGGACGCCCTCTGCCAG ATCTTCTCTAAGTTCGGCACGGTGCTGAGGATCATTGTGTTCACTAAGAACAGCCAGTTTCAGGCTCTGCTGCAGTATCCTGACGGAGCGTCGGCACAGGCAGCTAAATTG tCTCTGGATGGTCAGAACATCTATAACGGCTGCTGCACTCTGAGGATCAGCTTCTCCAAACTCACCACGCTCAACGTCAAATACAACAACGAGAAGAGCAGAGACTTCACCAGACCGGACCTGCCCTCTGGAGACAGCCAGCCCCCTATGGAGCACCCGGCCATGGCCACCGCCTTTG CTCCCGGTATCATCTCAGCTTCTCCGTATGCAGGAGCAACTCATGCCTTCCCACCAGCCTTCACACTCCAGCCTGCAGGTGAGTCTCACCTGCTGAGCTGCAGTCAGCCCGCTGCAG TGTCCCTCCCCTATCCAGGCCTGACGGTCCCCTCCCTGCCCGGAGGCCtggcctctctctccctccccggGGCCACCCGGCTGGGATTCCCCCCCCTTCCTTCTGGAGTCTGTGTTCTGCTGATCAGCAACCTCAACCCCGAG AGAGTTACACCCCACTGCCTCTTTATTCTCTTCG gtgtttaCGGCGACGTGATGAGGGTGAAGATTCTGTTCAACAAGAAGGAGAACGCTCTGGTTCAGATGTCTGACAGCACGCAGGCTCAGCTAG CCATGAGTCACTTGAGTGGTCAGCAGCTTTACGGGAAGTCTCTGCGCATCACGCTGTCCAAGCACACCAGCGTGCAGCTCCCCCGTGAAGGCCACGAGGACCAGGGTCTGACCAAAGACTACAGCAACTCCCCCCTGCACCGATTCAAGAAGCCCGGCTCCAAAAACTACTCCAACATCTTCCCACCTTCCGCCACCTTACACCTCTCCAACATCCC CCCATCTGTGGTGGAGGAGGACCTCAGGATGCTGTTTTCAAGCTCAGGAGCCACAGTCAAAGCCTTCAAGTTCTTCCA GAAGGACCATAAGATGGCTCTGATCCAGATGGGCTCGGTGGAGGAGGCCATCGAGTCCCTCATCGAGTTCCACAACCATGACCTGGGAGAGAACCACCACCTGCGAGTCTCTTTCTCCAAGTCCTCCATCTGA
- the ptbp1b gene encoding polypyrimidine tract-binding protein 1b isoform X6, whose translation MSTTANGNDSKKFKGDTRGLGSPSRVIHIRKLPNDISEAEVISLGLPFGDVTNLLMLKAKNQAFLEMNSEEAAQNMVGYYSTVMPIIRHHPVYVQFSNHKELKTDNSPNQERAQAALRALSTSHVDTNAVAPSSVLRVVVENLVYPVTLDALCQIFSKFGTVLRIIVFTKNSQFQALLQYPDGASAQAAKLSLDGQNIYNGCCTLRISFSKLTTLNVKYNNEKSRDFTRPDLPSGDSQPPMEHPAMATAFAAPGIISASPYAGATHAFPPAFTLQPAGESHLLSCSQPAAVSLPYPGLTVPSLPGGLASLSLPGATRLGFPPLPSGVCVLLISNLNPERVTPHCLFILFGVYGDVMRVKILFNKKENALVQMSDSTQAQLAMSHLSGQQLYGKSLRITLSKHTSVQLPREGHEDQGLTKDYSNSPLHRFKKPGSKNYSNIFPPSATLHLSNIPPSVVEEDLRMLFSSSGATVKAFKFFQKDHKMALIQMGSVEEAIESLIEFHNHDLGENHHLRVSFSKSSI comes from the exons ATGAGCACCACAG CCAATGGCAACGACAGTAAGAAATTCAAAGGTGACACAAGAGGTCTCGGGTCGCCGTCCAGGGTCATCCACATCCGAAAACTTCCCAACGACATCAGCGAGGCTGAGGTGATCAGCCTCGGGCTACCCTTTGGAGACGTCACTAACCTGCTCATGCTCAAAGCCAAGAACCAG GCGTTCTTAGAAATGAACTCGGAGGAAGCGGCTCAGAACATGGTGGGATATTACTCCACAGTGATGCCCATCATCAGGCACCACCCTGTCTACGTCCAGTTCTCTAACCACAAAGAGCTAAAGACTGACAACTCCCCAAACCAGGAG aggGCGCAGGCGGCTCTTAGAGCCCTCAGTACCTCTCATGTAGACACGAATGCGGTGGCTCCCAGCTCGGTGCTGAGGGTGGTGGTGGAGAACCTGGTTTATCCCGTCACCCTGGACGCCCTCTGCCAG ATCTTCTCTAAGTTCGGCACGGTGCTGAGGATCATTGTGTTCACTAAGAACAGCCAGTTTCAGGCTCTGCTGCAGTATCCTGACGGAGCGTCGGCACAGGCAGCTAAATTG tCTCTGGATGGTCAGAACATCTATAACGGCTGCTGCACTCTGAGGATCAGCTTCTCCAAACTCACCACGCTCAACGTCAAATACAACAACGAGAAGAGCAGAGACTTCACCAGACCGGACCTGCCCTCTGGAGACAGCCAGCCCCCTATGGAGCACCCGGCCATGGCCACCGCCTTTG CAGCTCCCGGTATCATCTCAGCTTCTCCGTATGCAGGAGCAACTCATGCCTTCCCACCAGCCTTCACACTCCAGCCTGCAGGTGAGTCTCACCTGCTGAGCTGCAGTCAGCCCGCTGCAG TGTCCCTCCCCTATCCAGGCCTGACGGTCCCCTCCCTGCCCGGAGGCCtggcctctctctccctccccggGGCCACCCGGCTGGGATTCCCCCCCCTTCCTTCTGGAGTCTGTGTTCTGCTGATCAGCAACCTCAACCCCGAG AGAGTTACACCCCACTGCCTCTTTATTCTCTTCG gtgtttaCGGCGACGTGATGAGGGTGAAGATTCTGTTCAACAAGAAGGAGAACGCTCTGGTTCAGATGTCTGACAGCACGCAGGCTCAGCTAG CCATGAGTCACTTGAGTGGTCAGCAGCTTTACGGGAAGTCTCTGCGCATCACGCTGTCCAAGCACACCAGCGTGCAGCTCCCCCGTGAAGGCCACGAGGACCAGGGTCTGACCAAAGACTACAGCAACTCCCCCCTGCACCGATTCAAGAAGCCCGGCTCCAAAAACTACTCCAACATCTTCCCACCTTCCGCCACCTTACACCTCTCCAACATCCC CCCATCTGTGGTGGAGGAGGACCTCAGGATGCTGTTTTCAAGCTCAGGAGCCACAGTCAAAGCCTTCAAGTTCTTCCA GAAGGACCATAAGATGGCTCTGATCCAGATGGGCTCGGTGGAGGAGGCCATCGAGTCCCTCATCGAGTTCCACAACCATGACCTGGGAGAGAACCACCACCTGCGAGTCTCTTTCTCCAAGTCCTCCATCTGA